The Treponema sp. Marseille-Q3903 genomic interval TGCCGAAGCCGATGACCGCGAATTTTATCTTAAAAATGCTCTTGAACCATTGAAGACAAAGTACGATTATATCCTGATAGATTGTCCGCCTTCTCTTGGATTGCTCACTTTGAACGGACTTGCCGCGGCTGATTCAGTTCTTGTCCCGATGCAGTGTGAATATTTTGCCCTAGAAGGTATTACTCTTTTGCTCCAGACTGTTCAAAAAGTGCAGAAGAACATAAACCCGTCTCTTACAATCGGCGGAGTATTCTTTACGATGTTCGATTCACGCACGCGGCTCGCACAGGACGTTGTCATGCAAGTTAAATCGTATTTTAAAGATGTCGTTTTCAACACAATAATTCCACGCAACGTACGGCTTTCCGAAGCTCCGTCTCATGGACTTCCGATATGTAAATATGACCCATCTTGTGTTGGGGCGCGCAGTTATGAAAAATTAGCAGAAGAGGTGATTTGTCGTGGCTAGAAATGCATTAGGAAAAGGTCTTGGTGCATTGCTCGGAGAGAACCTTGCTGCATCACAGGGGACTGATGTTTCAAACGGAAATTCACTGTCAGAAAAAGTTAGAAACAGCAGCATTCCGCCGGAGATTACAGTAAAAGAAGACGGAAGCATGTGGATTGATCCATCTCTTTTAAAACCGAATCCGAAACAACCCCGTGTCGAGTTCAATCAAAAAAAACTAGATGAGCTTTCTGAATCTATAAAAGAGCATGGAATCATCGAGCCAATCGTGATTGAAGCTGCTGAAAACGGTGAGTTTATCATAATCGCCGGTGAGCGCCGTTCTCGTGCTTCAAAAATGGCAGGTCTTACAAGCGTGCCGGTCTTGCTGAGAAAATTCGACGAACAGCAAAAGCTCGAAATCGCCTTGATTGAAAATATACAGCGCGCCGATTTGAACCCAATCGAAGAAGCGATGGCGTATTACAACTTGATTCAGCTTAGTGATTTGAGTCAGGATGAAGTTGCAAAACGCGTTGGGAAAGCCCGCGCTACTGTCGCAAACGCTATTCGCCTTTTAAAACTCCCAGAAGATATTCAAAAATCACTTGTAAATGGGCAAATCACTTCTGGACACGCACGCGCCTTGCTGATGGTAAAAAATGATGCAGATATGCGAGTCATGTTTGGCAAAATCATAGGTTCCGATCTTTCTGTCCGAGAAGCGGAAGCTTTGGCAGACCAGTACAACAACGGTAGTCGAGCGGCGGCAAAAAAAGAAGAAAAGAAACCTGTAAAAAAAGACGCTGATGTATTAAGTTTTGAGCAAGAGCTCCGCAATATATTTGGAACTCGCGATGTGTCTCTCAAAGGCGATATAAACAAAGGTTCTATCGTAATTGGATACTCAAATAAAAAGGACTTCGATAGAATCTACGAAGTCCTCCTATCTAAAAAATAATTTTAATTTGATTTATTTTCACGTTTAGCAGCTTTCGTAGTTATTTGTCTATTACTAGAAACGCTTTGTTGCATTCGTAAATCTGGCAGATATCTTCTTTACTTGCGATTTCCCAAGGAGCGTGCATGCTCAAAACTGCGACACCTGCGTCTAAAACGTCCATTCCGTATTTTGCTGCATGATATGCTATTGTTCCACCGCCACCTTGGTCTACTTTTCCAAGCTCAGCCATCTGGTAATTCACGTTAGCTTTGTTCATTGCGTTGCGAACGATTGCGATGAATTCAGGGTTCGCGTCAGAAGCGCTATATTTTCCGCGGCTTCCGGTATATTTTTGGAATGCGACACCGCCGCCGAGCATGCTTGAATTTTCTTTATCATAAAGATTTGCGTTTATCGGATCGTAGGCTGCGTTTACGTCAGAGGAAAGCATGCAACTGCGCTCAAGGCATCTTCTCAGAGTCAATTCGCTGTAAGCAGGTTCTGTGCGTGCGACAATTTCCGCAACCATGTTTTCAAAAAGGTTAGAAGCCATTCCTGTAGCGCCGACGCTTCCAATTTCTTCTTTGTCTACGCAGAGGCAGCAAGTTGTGCGTTTTTGAGCGCGAGTTTCAATCATGGCGGCAACAGATGTGAAAGCACACGAACGGTCATCTTGACCGTATCCAAGAATCATCGAGCGGTCTAGCCCTAAGTCACGAGCTTTTCCAGCCGGCACGATTTCAAGCTCTGCAGACTCAAGGTCATTTTCTTCAATTCCGTATGCTTCTTTCAAAATAGCCAATATCGTTTTTTTGCTTTTTTCTTTAGCGTCTTTTTTTTCGTCTTTTGATTGATTTTCATCGCGTTTTGCAGGAGGAACAAAGCCGAGTATGACGTCGAGGTCCTCTCCTTTTATGAAATCGCTTGCTTTATCTTTCATCTGTTCTTGCGCAAGGTGAGGAAGGATGTCGGAAATGCAAAAAACAGGGTCATCTTGATTTTCTCCGATAACAACATTCACTGTCTCACCATTTTTTTTACATATAACGCCGTGAATTGCAAGCGGAATTGCAGTCCACTGATACTTTTTTATACCGCCATAATAGTGAGTGTTCAGATATGTAACAAAATCTTTTTCATAAATAGGATTTTGTTTTGCATCGAGTCTCGGAGAATCGATGTGTGCACACAGGATATTCATTCCGTTTTCAATTTGTCCAACTCCAATTTCAAAAAGAGCGACAGCTTTGTTCATCTTTGTGATGTAGACTTTATCACCTGATTTGAGGTTTTTAAATTCGGAAACGTCTTTGTAGCCGTTTTCCCGAGCCATTTTTACAATTTCTGAAACACATTCGCGTTCAGTCTTTCCTTTGTTCAAGAAGTTTTTGTAGTCAACTATGAGTCGCTCGTTAATTTTAGTAACTTCCATAAAAATATCTCCAAAAAAGTTATTTAATATATCTGACAGAATTGCGCTCAATCAAATTGCAAGGCACAAAATATTTTTGAGTCGCCACATCTTTGTCAGATTCAATTTGATTTAGCAGAAGTTCTGCCGATTTTTTACCTATTTCAACAAGAGGAATTTCCATAGTCGTCAAACTCGGCTTTAGGTATCTTGAAAGCGTGCGGTTATCAAATCCGACTATAGAAACGTCCTTTTGAGGTGTTTTTCCAATCTCGTTTAGGTAGGAGTAAACTCCTGCAGCCATGAGGTCATTGAGGCAAAAAATTGCCGAAAATTCTTTTTTTGAATTAAATATAACTCTGCAGGCATTGTACCCGGAGTCGCTCATCCAGTCACCATATACAATAATCTCGTCGTCTATTTTCAGTCCATTTTCTGCGGCAGCTTGTTTAATTCCCTCAAGTCGCCTCACGGTGTGAATATTGTCTTTTTTACCTGCGACGACTGCGATGCTTTTGTGTCCGTTTTTTATAAGATATTGAGTCATATTGGATGCGGATTTAACATCGTCTATTTCAACTGTCGAAATTCCTGGCACATCTGTAAACGCATATGATATGACAAAAGGAATATTCAGGTCGCTAGGAATGCAGTTTATGTCTCTTGAGTGACCTGCAACGTAAATAATTCCGTCTACTTTTATCGCAAGAAATTCTTCAATAGCACTTGAAACAGATTCTCTATATCCTTCATTCTGATACCATTTTGTTCCCCATTTGGAATAAAAACGGAGATTTTCTATTATCGTTTTGTAATTGTACTCTTCAAAATGAGACATAATCCCATCAACTATGCCGGGAGAACTGAACTCGGTTAAATCATCTAGTATAAGTCCAATAGAGTGAGTTTTAGAAGCCCTCAGACCTCGCGCCATATAATTCGGCTTGTAGCCTGTCTCTTTGATTACTTGTAAAATCCTCTTTCTCGTACTTTCTGAAACATTTTGCTTCCCATTTAAAATATTTGAAACTGTTGCAATTGAAACAGAACATCGTTCTGCTATTTCTTTTAAAGTGACCATCCGCCACAAATTATACCGTTTAAAGTGGACAACTGTCAAAATGTACAGTACAATAGTACTATGAAAAAGGCAATTTCTGTAATATTTTCATGTTTATTTGCTTGCGTAATATATGCACAGTCTGCAAATGTAATTACTGATATGTTGGAGAGCAGTGAAGTAACTTACGGGCATGTATGCTATATATCGGCACTTCAACAGGGACTGATCAATGAAAATACTTCTCTTGATGATGCGATAAAAGTATCTTATGACAAAGGGATTATCGATGAACTTGTAACTGCTGATACTGCGATTTCTGCTGCTGATTTAGCATATATTTATTCTAAACTATGGAATGTAAAAGGTGGGCTTATGTTTTTAATCACGAAAGGTTCACCAAGATATGCATTTAAACAGTTTCAAGCTGACGGTGTAATTCCAAGAACGATTGATCCGTCATATCACATTACAGGTGCTGAGGCGTTGAGCATCTACACGTCATGCCGTTCAAAGTACGGTAATTTTAGTCTCAAAGATGCAGACATGGAGATAGAGTAATATGAAAAAAATAATCACATCGTGCATAATTGCGCTTTCATGTTTGTTCTCCGCAGCTTATGCATTTTCATGGAACGGAGTTTTTGATAACAATACAAAAGCATATACTTCAAATTTTAAAAACTACTCTTTATCACAGTCAAATGATGTGTATCTTTCATTGAACGTTCCTTTTTCAAAAAATTGTTATATGATGACGGAGGGGTTGTTCAAATATGACCTTACTCTAAGTTCTGGCGGAGCTGTATTTACTCCTATTGTAGATTTAGATTTGTTAAAGTTTTCAAATTCCTATGCATTAGAAAACGGGACGCTCTCTTATTCAATCGGTCGTTTTAATTTTAATGAATCTTCCGGAACATATTTTACACAGTGTTCAGACGGTGCTTATATCACTTATGATTCTCTGAAAATAAAATACGGTCTATATGTCGGCTACACTGGATTGCTCAATTCATTAAATGTCGGCATGGAAGAAGAAAATCCGAATGCAAAAAATACAAAGTTTTATAACTTGTGTGTCGGTTACATTCCTATAAGTGCTGATTTTTTTTATAAGACATTGTTCGATACGAATAGAATCGGTTTGCAGATGAGCTATTTTTACAATACTCAAAAAGATGATTCAAACGGCATGTCAGATAAATTCTACGGAACTCTTTCATTAGGCGGCACTATTTCAACTATAGGTACGTATGATTTCAAAGGTACATTTGAATCTGTGGGATTTAAAACTGTCAGCATAGATTCAAAATTGGATTTGTCATTCTATATCGGAAAAATCGGCGTTGCAGGCGGCGGTATTGAATATATATCTGGTAAGCTGAGCGATTCATTTGTGCCGTTTACATCAATTACGGCGCGTTCCGTAACAAACGGTTCAGTAAAATCAGGGATTTTTCCAAAGTTGAACTGTGCAATTATCTACAACAACATGTATGCAACGTTTACGGAAAAACTTGTTTTGGCAATACCTGAAAAACAAATGTCGTTTCGCGGTTTTGATACAACAATCAATTTTGTCTGCAACATTTTTAGCGATCTTCAAGTCGGTTGTGATATTACTGCCTATATAGATATAATAGAAGCATCTTCTAGCAATTATACTGCTGCATTGAAAGCTTCTTTATCATTCTAGGTTAAGGGGGTTTTGAAATGAGGGAAAAGTTTAAAAAATTATTGATTTTAGGCATTGTGTTAGCAGCTGCAAGCGGACTTTTTGCAGAAGATGCTGTTATAACTTATGTAAAAGGTAAAGTTGAAGTAAAAAAAGGGCAGTCTTGGGTTTCTGTACAGCGAGGAGATAAAATCAAAAAATCTGATATTTTGAATACAGGTTTTGACTCAGAAGCAAAAATAAAACTTATAGACTCTGTTTTGTATATTGGTCCTGTCACTCGTATATCCTTGACAGAACTTTCGACAACAGGAAAAAAAGATAACGTCAGCATTTTTCTAAAAACAGGCGCCGTTCGTTCGAAGGTAAGCCATACGGAAGCTAAGCGAGTAAATTATACTGTTAATACAGCTGTGGCAGTCGCTTCTTGCCGCGGTACAGACTGGATCGTCGATGATTCAAACGTTGTAACATGTTTTGAAGGAGTCGTTGCAGTCGCACCTTATATTTCTGAAATAGAATCTTCTATCGCTCCGACAAGACTTTCATCAAGCAATAAAAAAGAAAGTGCAGGTGTTGCAGAAGATTCAGGAATAACTCCTACATCTGATGAAGGAATTCTTGTACAGGAAAATCAGACAATTTCCGTATCTGAAAATCAGACAGTATCGCCTGCCGTAAACAACACTGTTCAGTCCATAAACAGTTTAGCATCATCTGTTTCAACAGCAGCCGCACAAGAAACAGTATCGACCGATTTTGGCGCAAACCTCTTGTCTATAGACTCTCAAAATGGCAGAACAGTTGCAAAACCATCGGTTACCGTCCGTATCGCTTTTGAATAGTGGAAATAGAGACAAAAAATCAGATAATTTGATATAATGGAAGTCTGCAAAGGAACTCGAGAATCTTTTGCAGACTTTTTTTTATAAAATTTAATGAGTATTATTTCTGTAGAACATTTAAAATTTTCATATTCCCAAAAAGTTGTCATAGATGACGTTTCTTTCGCGATTGCGAAAGGTTCGTATACTTCAATCGTCGGCAAAAACGGGAGCGGAAAAAGTACTCTGGCACGGCTCATATGCGGGCTTGAAGAACCGTCTTTTGGGAAAGTTGAAATTCAACCGGAAAATAAAATCGGAATAGTTTTCCAATCACCAAAAGATCAGATTGTAAGTGGGATAGTTTCTCGCGATACTGCTTTCGGACCTCAAAATCTCGGGCTTAATCCAGGCGAAATTGAACTTAGGACAATTGAATCTCTCAACGTCGTAGATATGCTCGATAGGGCAGGAGATCCGACTGCGGCTCTTTCTCTCGGGCAAACTCAAAAAATCGCACTGAGCGGAATCTTAGCGCTCCGTCCAGAAATTTTGATTCTTGATGAAGCCGTCTCAATGATAGACTCTAAGTCTCGCTCAGACCTGCTTGATTTTATTGACTATTGGCATAAATGCGGCAACACAATTGTTCAAATCACACACGATATGGAAGTTGTTGAGCGCTCCGACAACATAATCGAAATTGAAAACGGAAAAGTTTCTTTTTATGGGACAAAAAATGCATATCTGGCAGATAAGAATAATGTTTTAAAAATTTCAGGTTCTCCTCTTCCTGTTACAGATAAAAAACTTCTTGCAGAAAAAATAAAAAACTCGTCTGCCGAGATGACTTTTTGTGTAAAAAACTTGAATTATGTGTACGGCAGCAAGAAAATAAATGGACACGGGATTTTCGATATCAGTTTTAATCTGTACAAAGGGACTCTCACGGCTTTAACAGGGCAGTCCGGCGCCGGAAAATCGACTATTTTGGAATTGTGCACAGGACTGTTAAATGCTGAAAGCGGCAAACTGTATGGCGCTCGTCCTGTTCTTGCCCAGCAGAATGCAAAAGCTGCCCTTTTTGAAACTTTTGCCGCCGATGATGTCGCTTTTGGTCCTCGAAATCTTGGAATAACAGGAAAAAACTTAAAGGGGCGTGTTCAAAAAGCGATGGATGATGCAGCGCTCCCGTATCAACAGTTTGGAGAAAAACGGACTTTTGAGCTTTCCGGCGGTGAACAGAGGAGGCTTTCAATCGCTGGAATTCTCGCTTTGGATTCAGATATCATATTTTTTGATGAACCGACAGCAGGGCTTGACTGTGCTGCTCGAAGCCAAGTTTTATATATGATGAAAAAACTTGCAGAAGAAGGAAAAACAGTTTTGTTCAGCACTCATCACTTTGATGAAGCGCAATTTGCCGACCGTGAAATTTACATAGAAAATGGTAAACTCGTAAAAGATACGGTAGGCGATGATACAGCATCCGATATTCCCGAATCGTTATCGGAGCTGTCAGCTAGTGAGTCTGCAAAACTTCTTGAAAATCTCCAATCAGTATCTTATAGCTTGTCATGTAGCAAAGAAAAAAAGAAATCGCCTGTTGAGCGACTGAGTGCATGGTTCAGAATAATTTTGTTTTCATTGCTTTTTGTTTCTTCCCTCGCAGCTCGTCCGGTATGGCTTTGCGCAATCATGCTTTTGATTTCTGTTATCTATGATGTTTTGTGTGGGTTCAGGCTTAAAAAACTTCTTATTTCAAGCCTTAAAATTTTACCTTTTCTTTTGTTTTTCAGCATTTTTCAGATGATTTTTTACCCTGCGTTAGAAGGAGAAATACATTTTACAAACTGGAAATGGTTTACGGTGACTCCGTCAAAAATCTTTTTTTGTCTCGCTGCGATTATCAGAACTGATGCTGCTCTTGCCTGCATTTCCGGATTATTTGTTTCGACTCCAGAATACGACTTGATCGATGGATTGAACGGAATTTTGTTGCCTCTTCAGTTGATTCATATTCCAGTCCGCCATTTTATATTAATTGTGGAAATTATTTTCAGATTTATTCCGCTTTTAGTTGATGAAGCGAGTTCTATCATAAAAACTCAAATAATACGCGGTGGTCTTGGGAAAGTCCATGGGAGAATGGCTAGAATTCGTGCCGCAATCCCACTAATAGTTCCTCTTATCATTCAGACAATAAAACGTTCCGAATCGCTCGCAGACGCTATCACGGTGAGGTGTTTTAAATGATTAATGGAATGAAAACGGACACGGAAACGCAAAACTCTGATATGCAAAACGATTTCAAAATGTGCCCGATATGCGGCAGCAAAAAAATCAAAAATCAAGAAAACAGAAAATGGATTTGCCCTGACTGTGGTTTTGATTTATACAAAAATGTTGCTGCGGCCGTCGGTGTCATAATCGAAGATAGTCATAAAAATATTCTGTTTGAAGTGCGCGCAAAAGAGCCTCGCAATGGATTTCTGGCGATACCGGGCGGCTTTATAGACTTTGATGAATCTGCTGAAGAAGCTTTATGCCGCGAATGTTTTGAGGAACTCGGAGTAAAGTTTGATCAAAATGACTTTCATTATATCTGCACTTTTCCGAATACTTACCCTTATAAAAAAATTGAATATAAAACATGTGATATTTTTTTTAAAGCGGAGTTGCCTAAAAAATACAATTCAATCGATGATTTTATAAAAGCGCTAAAACCGGAACAGAGTGAAGTTCTGACACTTTGTTCAAAAAGAGTTGCGACAGAAGAAGATATCGAAACGCTTCCGCTCGCATTTGAAAGCTCCGCAAAAGCTCTAAAAAAATATCTCGCTATGCAAAAAGGAGAATATAAACGATGAATTTTAAATTATTTGTATTGATTTTTGTTGTGGTTGCCATCTTTGCCATCAATATCGGCTACAGATTATATGTCAAATATATTTTGAAATATTGCGGAAAAGAGATATTTTCAACATATCATCCTAAAAGAAAGTACAAACTGAGCGTATTTTGCGGAAAAATCGTTTTAATATTGGCGATTGCCGTAACTCATTTCACTAATTTCAGCTTGTTTATCAGAATCGTATTAAATTGCTGTTACATTCTTGCTGATTATATAATTACACGTGAGTATTTTTTTACTAAAGATTCCGGCATATATGAAAATGGAATTATACAACGCTCCGTTTTTATAAAAATTGATGATATCGTCACATTCCCTGTCTTAAATCTCCCAAAGGAAGAGCAGGAGAATTACCCTGATTACACTCTGTCAGTTGCTACAAAATCAAAAGGCAATATTGATTTGATTTATAAAGACAAAGCAGAACGAGATTTTGTAGTGCGGAAATTGACTGAAATCGGAATTGTAAAAAAATGATGTCAACATCTGCCGTCTGCTGCCGGCAGGCTCCGACGTCGACTGATGATGACTGTTGCCGACCAACGTTCTTTAGCTAAAAATGTGAATACTCTAAATTTTACTGCATAGATTGACAAAAGTTACTTCTTTGTATATATTGAACATACATTTTTGGAGTGGTACCCAAGCGGTAAGGGACTGGTCTGCAAAACCATCATTGGTAGGTTCGACTCCTATCCACTCCTTATAGAAAGTTCAAAAATCACTTCGCATGAGGTGATTTTTTTTCTTGATTTTTTGATTTCTTGATTGAAAAACTTTGTATCAAAGGGATTTTTTGTCCCTTTTTTTCATCCCGTCGTAGCAAAGCTCCGGGGTGTTTATATATACGCCCTCTGGAAAATTTTGGTTTTTCAGAGGGTTTCTTTTTTTAATAAGAGGGAAATGTCTATAAAACTCTGCAAACCAAGCCTAATATGATGTGAAAAATGATGCGAAATATTGCAAATAATTTTTTCTTTGTATATTATAAGGACATTGTTTTTTCAACGTGTTTTGAAAATGCAATTCTCTGGAGAGTTCTCACATTCCTGTGGGACGCCGAAGGGTTAAGGGAAGATGTTCATATTATATGAAAGCTTCCCGATATCTCAGGCATAAGGGACGGAGCTAAAGAAAAAGTTCTATTCTGCTCTTTGGGGAGTTTGTTCGGTTCATTCTTTGATATCGGCAAACTCTATTTCTTTTTTAAAGGACATGTTTATGTTTGAAACAATCCTTAACACTATTGATGACGTTGTTTGGGGAATCCCGACAATCGCTCTTATTCTTGTGACCGGAATAGTGATGACGGTCGCAGCTCGCGGTATTCAGTTTACAAAACTGAGACGTGCTTTTAAAAGTATTTTTAAAGAGAATGAAGGTAAAGGAGAGCTTTCTGGATTTTCCGCTCTTTGTACTGCACTGTCTGCAACGATTGGTACCGGTAACATCGTAGGTGTTGCTACTGCCATTCTTGCCGGTGGACCCGGTGCCCTTTTTTGGATGTGGATTGCCGCTCTGCTTGGAACAGCTACAAAGTATGCTGAATGTATGCTTGCTATTAAATACCGTGAAGTCAAGGAAGACGGTCATGTGCTTGGAGGACCATTCTATGTGATTGAAAAAGGTATGGGCAAAAACTGGAAATGGCTTGCCGTTTTGTTTGCAATTTTCGGAACTCTCGTAGGACTTTTCGGCATCGGTACATTCACACAGGTAAACGGTATTTGCGGCGCTGTTCAAAACGCATTCGACCCTGAGAAAACTGCTGTTGCATTTACAATCGGTCAATATTCATATTCTTGGGCAACTGTGATTGCAGGTGCGATCATCACTGTCGGAGTTGCACTTGTAGTTATCGGCGGTCTTCAGCGAATCGCAAAAGTTGCAGAAAAAGTTGTTCCCGCTATGGCTATAATCTATGTATTTCTCGGTCTTTCGGTTATAATCATGAACGCTTCTAAAGTTCCGGCTGCTTTTGCTCTGATATTCAAAGGTGCATTTGGGTTTGATTCGGGCATTAAAGCAATTTCAGGTGCGGCTGCGGGAACAATCATCCGCATGGCGATGCAGAAAGGTATTGCTCGAGGTATTTTCTCGAACGAGGCAGGACTAGGATCGGCTCCAATCGCTGCATCGGCAGTCCAGACAAACGAACATGTCGAACAAGGCTTAGTAAATATGACCGGAACTGTAATCGATACGTTGATAATCTGTACAATGACAGGGCTTTCAATTGTGCTATCAGGAATCGATGTCTGGAACAGCGGTGCTACAGGGGCAGCACTTACCGCTAACGCATTTTCTGCAATGCTCGGTGGCGATGGTGTTTCTGTTCAGTTCTTGCTTATGATTTGTCTTGTATTTTTTGCATTTACGACTATTCTCGGCTGGGACTACTATTCTGAAAAATGTCTTGAATATCTGTCAAACGGAAATATGACTGTCGTAAAAATCTATCGTTGGCTTTATATTGCGGCAGTTGCGATTGGACCTTATATGACAATTTCCGCAGTTTGGACAATCGCCGATATCACAAACGGTTTGATGGCGATTCCAAACTGTATATCTTTGATTGTTTTAAGCGGAATTGTCGCAAAAGAAACAAAAGATTATTTTAATAGAGTTCCTGTACTCTAACACGATGATAAAACAGTCCGCATGCATTTTCATTTTTGCCTGCGGCTGTTTTATTTTAAATTTCACTAACTCCATCTCCACTTGAGCATGCAAAAAAATCACCTTCATACCCGATGACTCTTTTATAAGCGTCACCCGTATTTTTTATAAAAGAATCGATTGAATCTTTGTGAACGATCGCGATTGCGCAGCCTCCGAATCCTGCTCCTGTCATGCGCGCTCCTATGCAACCGTGCTGTTTAGATGCCTCGTCTACCAATGTGTCAAGTTCAATTCCTGTCACTTCATAGTCATCGCGTAAAGATGCGTGTGATGCGTACAAAAGCGTCCCCAATTCAGCAAGATTGTTTGCTTTCAGCGCATCTACGGCTTTTAATACCCTGTCCATCTCTGTTACACAATGTCGCACGCGTCTGTAAATCTCATCGTCTTTTATCAAAGGACCTGCTTCATCAAAAAGCTCTGGCGTTATAGCACAGAGGTTCGGAAAATCGTAACCGGCATCCTGCAAGATTGTCAAACCTTCTTCGCATTGGGCTCGCCGTTCGTTGTATTTTGAATCGGAAAGTTTGCGTTGTTTTTTAGAATTCATAACTATAAATCTGTAATCCCCAAGTTTCAACGGGACGTATTCGTGTTCGATTTTTGCGCAGTCGATAAGTTCAGCCGTATTTTTTTTAGCTGTCGCAATTATGTACTGATCCATGATTCCACAGTTCACGTTGATAAACTCGTGTTCACTCTTTTGCCCCATCAATGCAATTTTTTTTCGTGAAATATTGAAGCCGAAAGTCTCGTTTACAGCCCATGCAAATCCGCATTCCAAAGCTGAAGATGATGATATCCCTCCGGCACTCGGAATATTGCTCCCTATCAATACATCGAATCCGCAAGGGAACTCAAATCCGCTTTTTTTCATGCATGAAATAATTCCATTCAAAAAATTCGCATAATCGTTAGCGCTATCGAATATAAAATCATCATTTATATCAAAACTATAAGTGCCGGGAAAAAATAAATCGCTGTACACGATTTTCGTATCCGGTCTTTTGCGGATTGCGCAGTAAAGAAATCTGTCGATAGCTGTTGGGAGCACTTTTCCGCCGTTGTAGTCTATGTGTTCTCCAATGATATTGATGCGTGCAGGAGATTTGAATATTCGAACTCCATCTCCGAAGCCATATATTTTAATGAAATTTTCTTTTAATAATTTCGGTGTAATTGAAGTCTTTTCCATAAATAATCCTTTTTTTGAATACGGATACTTCAATCATAGAGCAGAAAACAGGTTTGTCAAGATTTTAAGATTCGCGATAGTTTTAAAAGCGGAGTTTCAAGAGATTATCTTTCCCTGATGATTTTTAATCCGATTTGCGTAATCAAACACATCCTCAAGAGGAGTTTCAAAATCCATCCCGCCTACGTGAAAATCGCTTCCAATCGAAAGGAGGCAATTGCAGTCGTGGATGTCTGAACCGCTTGTCATTGGAAAGTTGTATTTTTTTGCATAGATTTCTGCCAACTGATTCTCTTCTATCCGATTGCCACCATTGTAAATCTCAATTCCGTGAATATCGCGTGGGTGTAGGTGAATCGCTTTGATATAATCACGCAATCTAAAAGGATGCGCCTGAATCATAAGTCCACCGATTTTATCTACAGCGTTGAACAATTCCGAATGACACATTTTCTCAACTTCAGGATGAGATAGCAGCCATTTTTTATCTAAGCCGTATATTAAATAATCATCACCGTCAAAAGTTTGCTCCAGTCCAAAAAAAACTTTAAAACTGCCGCCATCGGCACTGTTTATTTCTTCTGCTGTTTCGAGAGCTTGTTCGTATCCTTTGCAGTAGAGTTCAATTCTTTCCTGCCACGGTAAATCAAAAGGAACTGCGGTGTTGCCGCCAAAAAAATGGTCTGTCACAAAAATGCCGTCGTATCCGATTTCTTTGTAAAGTTTTATATAGTCTTTGCCAAATGAGTTACCGCATGCACTT includes:
- a CDS encoding energy-coupling factor transporter ATPase, whose product is MSIISVEHLKFSYSQKVVIDDVSFAIAKGSYTSIVGKNGSGKSTLARLICGLEEPSFGKVEIQPENKIGIVFQSPKDQIVSGIVSRDTAFGPQNLGLNPGEIELRTIESLNVVDMLDRAGDPTAALSLGQTQKIALSGILALRPEILILDEAVSMIDSKSRSDLLDFIDYWHKCGNTIVQITHDMEVVERSDNIIEIENGKVSFYGTKNAYLADKNNVLKISGSPLPVTDKKLLAEKIKNSSAEMTFCVKNLNYVYGSKKINGHGIFDISFNLYKGTLTALTGQSGAGKSTILELCTGLLNAESGKLYGARPVLAQQNAKAALFETFAADDVAFGPRNLGITGKNLKGRVQKAMDDAALPYQQFGEKRTFELSGGEQRRLSIAGILALDSDIIFFDEPTAGLDCAARSQVLYMMKKLAEEGKTVLFSTHHFDEAQFADREIYIENGKLVKDTVGDDTASDIPESLSELSASESAKLLENLQSVSYSLSCSKEKKKSPVERLSAWFRIILFSLLFVSSLAARPVWLCAIMLLISVIYDVLCGFRLKKLLISSLKILPFLLFFSIFQMIFYPALEGEIHFTNWKWFTVTPSKIFFCLAAIIRTDAALACISGLFVSTPEYDLIDGLNGILLPLQLIHIPVRHFILIVEIIFRFIPLLVDEASSIIKTQIIRGGLGKVHGRMARIRAAIPLIVPLIIQTIKRSESLADAITVRCFK
- a CDS encoding NUDIX domain-containing protein, with the translated sequence MINGMKTDTETQNSDMQNDFKMCPICGSKKIKNQENRKWICPDCGFDLYKNVAAAVGVIIEDSHKNILFEVRAKEPRNGFLAIPGGFIDFDESAEEALCRECFEELGVKFDQNDFHYICTFPNTYPYKKIEYKTCDIFFKAELPKKYNSIDDFIKALKPEQSEVLTLCSKRVATEEDIETLPLAFESSAKALKKYLAMQKGEYKR
- a CDS encoding sodium:alanine symporter family protein, whose amino-acid sequence is MFETILNTIDDVVWGIPTIALILVTGIVMTVAARGIQFTKLRRAFKSIFKENEGKGELSGFSALCTALSATIGTGNIVGVATAILAGGPGALFWMWIAALLGTATKYAECMLAIKYREVKEDGHVLGGPFYVIEKGMGKNWKWLAVLFAIFGTLVGLFGIGTFTQVNGICGAVQNAFDPEKTAVAFTIGQYSYSWATVIAGAIITVGVALVVIGGLQRIAKVAEKVVPAMAIIYVFLGLSVIIMNASKVPAAFALIFKGAFGFDSGIKAISGAAAGTIIRMAMQKGIARGIFSNEAGLGSAPIAASAVQTNEHVEQGLVNMTGTVIDTLIICTMTGLSIVLSGIDVWNSGATGAALTANAFSAMLGGDGVSVQFLLMICLVFFAFTTILGWDYYSEKCLEYLSNGNMTVVKIYRWLYIAAVAIGPYMTISAVWTIADITNGLMAIPNCISLIVLSGIVAKETKDYFNRVPVL
- a CDS encoding galactokinase yields the protein MEKTSITPKLLKENFIKIYGFGDGVRIFKSPARINIIGEHIDYNGGKVLPTAIDRFLYCAIRKRPDTKIVYSDLFFPGTYSFDINDDFIFDSANDYANFLNGIISCMKKSGFEFPCGFDVLIGSNIPSAGGISSSSALECGFAWAVNETFGFNISRKKIALMGQKSEHEFINVNCGIMDQYIIATAKKNTAELIDCAKIEHEYVPLKLGDYRFIVMNSKKQRKLSDSKYNERRAQCEEGLTILQDAGYDFPNLCAITPELFDEAGPLIKDDEIYRRVRHCVTEMDRVLKAVDALKANNLAELGTLLYASHASLRDDYEVTGIELDTLVDEASKQHGCIGARMTGAGFGGCAIAIVHKDSIDSFIKNTGDAYKRVIGYEGDFFACSSGDGVSEI